A window from Anoplolepis gracilipes chromosome 15, ASM4749672v1, whole genome shotgun sequence encodes these proteins:
- the LOC140673855 gene encoding lipase 3-like, translating into MEVNMKFIFFSVIFIIIFSEAEPNPTERSTQFNKLDFLVKFLFPKEPDIVRVRNAEEGRAANKVTTLDFIGLIERYGYPAEEHHVTTEDGYNLKIHRIPSSPLSNNQQNKTVVLLIHGILCTSDCWVLFGANKDLAFLLADKGYDVWVGNYRGNSYCRSHVEMSPQDPNFWQFSYHDVGTKDLPATIDYVLDYTKSKTLHYIGHSMGTTTLFALLSTKPEYNAKIKLGMCLAPIAFWKELSSTFNFLLNIGSQIREFFNTNDVYEVASLSSTSITVGRVLCANKSITQLFCITLMFVLAGVDPAQLNTTMLPEIMSHFPAGTSVKTLDHYYQNVMTGKFQNFDYGYLGNYERYKQTTPIEYNVKEITAPIALFYGASDVVSLRTNVLYLYKQLPNAVLLEEVPYKSFNHVDFTWSIDAKTLLYDHLIEVMQKFDVESDLSGFKRYIP; encoded by the exons ATGGAAGTGAACATGAAATTCATTTTCTTCtcagtaatatttattataatattttcggaAGCAGAACCGAATCCGACAGAGAGATCTACGCAATTTAACAAATTAGATTTTCTGGTCAAATTTCTCTTTCCTAAGGAACCCGATATAGTAAGAGTAAGAAACGCAGAAGAAGGCCGAGCAGCGAATAAAGTGACCACGTTAGATTTC ATTGGTTTGATAGAAAGATATGGCTATCCCGCCGAAGAACATCACGTTACAACGGAAGATGGATATAACTTGAAGATACACAGAATACCTAGCAGTCCTCTGTCCAATaatcaacaaaataaaacagtTGTGTTACTTATACACGGTATCTTGTGCACATCCGATTGCTGGGTGTTGTTTGGTGCTAACAAAGATCTCG CATTTTTATTAGCTGATAAAGGATACGATGTATGGGTTGGAAATTACAGAGGGAATTCCTATTGCAGATCACATGTCGAAATGTCTCCACAAGATCCCAATTTCTGGCAATTtag CTATCATGATGTAGGAACAAAAGACTTGCCGGCTACGATCGACTACGTCCTTGATTATACAAAGTCCAAAACTCTGCATTATATCGGTCATTCGATGGGAACTACCACATTGTTTGCCTTACTTTCCACCAAACCCGAAtacaatgcaaaaataaaattaggaaTGTGTCTCGCTCCAATTGCTTTTTGGAAGGAATTGTCTTCTACATTCAACTTTCTCCTTAATATAGGGTCACAAATAAGG gAATTTTTCAATACTAACGATGTATATGAAGTCGCATCATTATCATCGACGAGTATCACGGTAGGAAGGGTATTGTGTGCGAATAAATCAATCACTCAACTTTTTTGTATTACGTTAATGTTCGTACTCGCAGGAGTCGATCCGGCGCAACTTAATACC acAATGTTACCGGAAATAATGTCGCATTTTCCGGCCGGCACTTCCGTGAAAACATTAGaccattattatcaaaatgtaaTGACAG GCAAGTTTCAAAATTTCGATTACGGATATCTGGGCAATTATGAGCGATATAAACAGACAACACCTAtagaatataatgtaaaagaaatcaCTGCACCCATAGCTTTATTTTATGGCGCTAGTGATGTGGTTTCTCTAAGAACA aatgtcttgtatttatataaacaattaccAAATGCTGTTTTGTTAGAAGAAGTTCCGTATAAATCTTTCAATCATGTGGATTTCACGTGGTCCATCGATGCAAAAACTCTTCTATATGATCATTTAATAGAAGTGATGCAAAAATTTGATGTTGAATCAGACTTATCAGGTTTTAAACGATATATACCATGA